The genome window AGAATGATGGGAAAGCAGAGAAGGGTACTTCCTACTAAGATGAGAGTTTGACAGGGACCGTAATAAAGGGCTTTGGGAACACATTAATAACAGCTTTCCTTAATCACATGTATTGtaagaaagagacagaggcagttagagagagagagacatacaTTCAGAGGAGAAGGAAATGTAAAGGCAAAAGCAGAGCCTGGAATGATGCAGTCGTAAGTCAAGGAATGCCAACAGCCAGCAGATGCTGGAGAGGCAAGAAACAGATCCACTAGAACctcagagggagcacagccctactgataccttgattttagacttctggcctccagacttgtgagacaataaatttttgttgttttaagcaaaataaaataaataataacagctTTCCTAATAGCAATGCATTTGAAGGGTGTTAAGCAGGAAGATAGGACCAAATATggatggctaggacttccagtactatgttgagtagaagtggaaAAAGTGGGAATCCTTGCCTTGTTtttggtcttagaggaaaagctttcagtctttcactattTAATGTTTGCTCTAGGCTTTTATTATGTGAGgtaatttccttctattcctatttGGTGTTTTTACCACAAAacatgttgcattttgtcaaatggttttacTACATCAACTGAGACAGTCATGTAATTTCCcccccttcattctgttaatgagGTGTATTACACTGAtcaatttttgtatgttgaactatccttgcatttcaggaataaatcccacttggtcatggtgtgttgCTGAATTAATTTTGCTGATATTTTGCTCAGAATTGTTGCATCAATATTCATAGATGAtattattggtctgtagttttcttgtgtttttgtcTGGGTTTGGTTATCGGcttaatgctggcctcatagaatgagtttcgaaATGGTGTCCAACTTTTTTTTGGAAAGTTAGTTCTttaatgtttggtggaattcactAAATAAGCCATTGGGCTTCTTCTTTTTTGGTCAGAAGATATTTTATTACAGATTCACTCTCCTTACTAGTTAGAGGTATATTCAGATTTTCAATTTCTTGATTTAGTTTTGGTAGGTTTTgtgtttttaggaatttttccatttcatctatgCTTTTTGTTGGCATTCAGTTGTTCATAGTTCTGTTATAACCCTTTTTTATTTCAACAGAATTGGTAGTAATGTCCccactttcatttctaattttagtaatATGAGTCTACTTTTTTCTTAGTCCATCTAGTTCCAGGTTCATCACTTTGTTGATCTTTTTGAataaccaacttttggtttcatttattcttttctattaaaaaaatatctgctctaatcttttcctttcttctgctagcTTTGGACTTAGTTTGTTCTTAAACTAGTTCcttaaattttaaagtatgtCGATTTGAGATCaattttttagtgtatttataGATTTCCCCCTTAGCACTGCTTTCACCGCATCCAGTTAAGTTTTGGTATGTCgtattttgtttctgttctaaatgttttgtaatttcccttgtttcttctttgattcattgGTTGTTAAAGAGTGTAATTTTTGATTTCcacaattttgtgaatttttcagctttccttctgctattgatttctaacttcatccagctgtggtcagagaagatattTCTGTTGTCAGGTAGCTGCATACGGGGAGGTCAACctggtgaaacctcaacctgcaCGGGGGAGGCTTCTTGACTCTCATCGAGAAAGAATTATTGAACAGgttggatgagtgtaggtaaggaagaaattcattaaagcaagcgTAGTAGTGAATAGCAGCAGCTGAGTAGTCAGTAGAGAGCaaggacagagggaggaaaggaaagctcactgaactcctgttTGGCATAGGGCAGGTCTCTGGCCAACTCCAggagccagggtcacctggcgtccagtgttTGCTTGATCTGCACAGCGTGGGAACCAAGTgtctaccaccccaggatttagcggagccacagagcactgcatggagtgagattatgttctgagaactttgcaaagcaaagaaagattttcGGGCAGGCTGCTAAAGGGCATGATCATACAACTGCAGTCCAGGCCTGGTCATGCAGGTgacgggaacttgcaggcccaaatcagatctcaggagcccttccctacttgtctgaagtaggacagagaaagTGAAGAGTTGTGcctaagtctagaaaattgaaggAAGTAGTGAAGTAACAAAGGCACTTACCACTGGGAAAGGGGTCTCTTATTAACCTCCCTGCAGGCTTGGAAGAGCACGGAGACAAACCAATAAACTGAGGACcaaggttttatttaaagcaaagtacacacttgGAGAAAAGGGGAATGGGGGCAGCCTCCGAGGAGAGGTgcgcttaaaggcttaggattccgGTGTTtgaggatttcaagaatggggtaaaaAAGGGCCAAGGGAGTGTTGGCTGATGTGTGGTCTCATAATGTCTGTCTCCAGTGGTATAGAGACAGTAACATGATCAGTCCTTACATAATATTCTGTAAGAAAAACTTAACACAAGCTATtggtcctgttcttctccaagaccacggttaccctcaagcagtggagacATATCATTTATAAATGCTTGTCTGGCCTTAAGATAAGCTAGGCTTTTGGCTAATCACCATAAAATatattaggaatcttacctcctaactccttggttaaatggaatcttagccttaagatggagtccctcctgttcttactatttatatctcagcatttttcatcataggaaaAATTAGtaatgcttgtcccatgtccctgctttttttttttagctccatACATAGTGTTTTAAATTATCATTCGAAGTATTTTCTAAATCTCTGTATGGTACCTTCTTTGATTCAATTAATTAGAAGAATGTTTTAAAGTTTGCAAACATGGGTTTTTGCCAAGTTTTTATGGTCTTTTAATTATGTTGTAGACATACTATATAGTCTGTATGATACCGCTTCTTTGTTACGTTTGTAAATGTTCCGTATgtgtttgagaaagacaaatattcctTAAATGTTGGGTAAAGATTTCTAATAcatctattaaataaaaaagaaacaaaatttgactagatctaaaACAAAGAGGCTAAACTGATAGTCAACTCAAAAGAATGGTACCAGAAGCGAGCAGAAAACCAAAGGATTTCCACCGGGGCTCTGCATCATGCAGACTTGGCAGGCTGCCCCGCAGccccagcatttttttttttttttaaagaacataaagCTATAGGCAGCTCACATAGTCCCAGAAGAAAGTTACAACATGCTTTTTGGTAGTAATAATCTgacatacaaatttatttatttgatcatgttttaaaaagcagGGCAGAATCACATCCATTTTCTTACAGTATTGCTTTAAACAGACTCATTTTCAGAGCTCTTAGTTTGCTTTGGAAATTTCTGAAAAGCTGACCACAGCAGCCTAGCAAGCCTTTTCCTGCCCATCCAGGCTCTCCTGCTTCTGTTGGGCGATGGGGGCTCGGAGGATAAGCGGGTTTTTTATGACAACTGATACTAAATAATTAGCATGAGGCTAAGCTTACCAAACCCTTTTCGCCCCTTCCCATGGGCAACAGGGTGACCTGGCTTATTCTTCACCTGAAGTCTATGAATAACTTCAACCACAGAGGTCatcaaacacagagaatggagGGCAATTTTCAGTGTAGCTAATTTCCAAAGTTAGGTATGGACGAAGTCAGAGCTTAACTGTTtagttcctccttctgctgatcaGAGAGAGATGTGCTAACAGTGGATCTCAGCTCTGACCCATTGAGACATCAGTGGAATACATTCAGTCCCACTGATTGAAATGTGTTGGAAAAGGCATTTCTGGGTAGAGAAGAGTAGTTTATTACAATGATGATACTCCAGGGGAAAATCAAAGTAGCAGACAGCAGGTAGTGTTCCTCTTGAACTCCCGTGATCATTTAACTCCTATCAGCTTTAGAGCCCAACCAAACTGAACGGGGAGAACTGAGAATGGTAACTGGGGCAGATAAATGAGAAAACCTACATTTGGATCTTTGGTCCACTTCAGATCTTTTTCGACTCCCAGCAACCTTATCTGCAGAAAGtaaaagggatggaaaatcaTGAATGCATTAATGAGGTCAGAATATGGCCTGAACATGGTGGGAAACGATCCTGCTGGGGCAGGACAGAGAAGACAGTCTACAAGGGGAATAAATATGGGGAAACCTGGGGAAGGAAGATATAGAGAAGATGTACCAATTTCTTCAGAGAAAGTTATATGGCGGGAAGGACTGGCTGAAGCTCCTCACCTGGGTAGCTGAGGTAGTTACAGGGGCTTGAAGTCTTAAGACTCCATTTTCTGGCCAGTACAGGAAAAAGGCATAAACATCTGATCCTTTTGAGGTATACCTGGGAAAAAAAGACACAACACTCTCAAAGATACCTGCCTTGTTACCCTGGCACATAATCTtatacatctctctctctcaattaTCCACCAATTTCAAGACTTTGAGTCTGTCACTGCTACTAGGAAGCACTAATGACTTGGTACCAGTTAAACTCTGTGGGAAGGAGGCAGCCAGCCCTGTAAGATTCTTTTGGTGACACCTCTGTATTGGgctaaagttttctttaaaacattttaattcttataCTAGGTATTTCACACTGTGAAGTACCTGCCTTATCTTTGCCTTATTATTCAAATCTTTTTTCAACTCCAAATCCAAGGGAAAACAGCAGAGGACATAACAAGGGCAAGATGTGCAAAGGAGATGAATCTGTTGTTTTGAGATCTCACTGTGCTTAGAAAAGAGCACGAAAATCACTAAAAAGAACTCACCCAAAACAAAGGGATGAATGTCTTTCCCCTGACCTGAAGACCTATGCTCTACAACAATAACACCAGCAGATACCTTTTGTTGAACACGTGGCACGTGCCTGGCACTCCACTGGGCACTTTACATTGGCTCATTAACCCTCACAATAACTCCAGGAAGTTAAGTATCATCACCCCATTATGCAGTTGAAAAAGTGAGTCCCACAATCAAATAACTAGATCCATAATTCCAAGTATGAATCAAGACTTCTCTACTTTTCAgctctgtgatatgactgccctggGTCCCGTTTCTCACTTGTAACAGGGGGACAATAACAATCTACTTAGGTGAAACTGTTGAGGAGATTCAATGAGTGAAAAGGCTTTATAATGGAGCCTTGCACCCTGCAGGTGCTATACAAGTATTAACTACTGCTGTTTTTAGGAGGTGGGGCAACAGTGTCACATACATTGACTGGTGCTCTGTAGCTCCTTTTTCCACCAAGCCTGCCATCTCCCTCAATAGTCAGGTATGTTGGTGGCCTAATACATAAATTGGGATACAAATTTAATAGCAAAAGGATAGATTTTAGGTTTCCTCACGATGACTTTCAGCCTAGCTTGTAATATTGTGGAGATGCCAGTTCAAGATGGGCTGCAATCCTGTTTCTGTGCACAACAGACGACAAGACTCACCAGACAGATGTCATGTTCTTTTCAGATTGCACCCTCCATGGTTTAGAGGAATAGATGGCCTCCCCGTTGATGTGTAGCCACTTCCCAACAGCAAGTAGCCTTTCTTGGAATATGGGAACAATCAGTCCGTCTTTAGTTGGTCCAATGTTGAGAAGATAGTTGCCTCCTAAGCTTACTGTCTCTATCAGTTCCTGGAGAGGGCACAAACAATGAGATCTTAGCTATGAAGACCAAGCCTGGCACGACACTCAGAACACACAGACgtgagaagaaaaagaatctaGGGCACATTCTCTGCTTTGTGAATGTCCCTTTTGAAAATGGTCACTATTTGTCATTATAAAAGCAGGACAGGCTTGTATCAGAAAATTGGAACACCCTGATACAAGATGGAGAAATATATTAAATTGAATCCCAGGCAGTGACGATGGGTACTTCCCTGTAGGACCGCACTTCTCATGGTGCTGTATACAGTGGGGAAGGTCGTGTATCAGAAGCACCAAGTGTGAGCAGGGAAGCTGGGAACAGAGCACTTGGCAGTGAAGGAATCAGAAGGAGCCACAGAGACGGAATATAGGGATCAGAGGGGAGACATTTTGAGCCTTTGGGGGAGATGGAAGAGATATGAAAATCTTTGGGACCTTGGTATTCAATGGACTATGTAAATAGAAACGCTGCTCTTTTGGGAAAACATGCTGTGAACAGATACGTTCTTTAAGGCTTCTGGAGTGTGGGGGTTGTGTGTCCTCAGATAGGTGCACTTCAAAGCAGCTTGGAAAAATTAAGGTtacatacagaaaatttttaaaaggagaatttaCAGCATCCTAAAGACACCACACCACCACTAACTTTcgtttccttctgtttttttttctgtgcagttAATTTTATATAGTTGCTATAATATATGACTATTTTTTCACTCCACCCCTAAGCATTTACCTATATTATGTTCATGAACATTTTAATGGCTAAGTAAAATCCTCAAGTCGATTTTAAGTATCCTTTTATGGTTGTAACAAATTGAAACCCGTATGtctagctcaaaataatcctggGAAGAACATCTCTGTACATAAAACTTGCTTTTGcaattataattatttctttaataattaaaaagtgaCTTGCTTCTATGAGTATGTTTAGAAATAGCCCCAAAGGGTTCTGTCAGCCTGCACTTCCAACCAGAGTGCTTCCACCACTCTTAGGAGGCTAGTTAGAAATAATAGTTAACAATGAGCACACAGGTGCTCTTACTGAAATGATTTCAGCTTCACTTGAAATGCCAGACATCTTCATGTTTCGGCGATAGCCCCAGGATAGCTTGTCTATGGAGGTGCACATCTCCCACTTATGATTTGGCAAAGTCTGTGGCTTGAATTTATCTTCACAGTTGTAGTATCCTCCATGCCGACAGATGCAGCTCTTACACCATCGGTCATTTACCACTACTCCAttctaaaggaagaaagaatactgTGTCATCAGGGGTAAAACCACTTAGCTTCCTTATATAATGCAGTTTTATGAATTAAGTGTCTATTTGGAAACCAGGAACTGACTTAGTCTAGAGCAGTAGTTCTTATCTGAGGGCCATTTTGTCCTGGAGGGGTCTTTTGGCAAAGTCTGGAGACATTTCAAGTTGTCACACTGGAGTGGTGCTACTTGCATCTAGTGGGTAGGGACCAGGGATTCTGTTAAACATCTTAACATATAACAACAGCAGCCCCCTTACAACAAAGAAATACCCAGCCCTAAATGTCAATAGAATGAGACTGAGAAACCTGGTCTAATGTTATGTAATGTCAGAGTTGGAAGAGTCTATTTTAAAGATCATCTAATAAACCACTGATTCTATTAGAGGAAAAAAGGGGAAGAGAAGACTTGGTTGAAGTCATATCCCTAGGCCGAATTTCAGAAAGCTGGAACTATGAATCATGAAACCAGCCCCAGATGCTTTCCACAACATAACCTGTCTTTGCAGGTAAAGAAAGTCAGCAATCAAATactcttttccttcttccaaGGTTTTGTTGAACTCTGAGAAATCATTACGTGGAATACCTTAATGTTAATGTTTAATGCTACCATGAGGCTCATACTGGGGCATCGAAGGTGATAAAACACAGTTCTTGCCTTCCGAGACCCAGCAGAGATCGCCTAAGGAGAAAGATCTGTGGTACTTAAAATAAGACTTCACATCAGAATTAATTACCTGGGGGTTAGAATAAGTGGCCATGTTATTAGAGGAGAGTTTCTTTCTTGTTCAGGAAAGTATATAAATTATCAGGAGCCAGATTTAGTTGACACTGGACCAATATTATTGCCTGACTGAGCCAAGCACTGCTCTCAGCATTGGGGGTTTAGCAGTTGTCAATTTAGGGCACActtccctgctgccctgcctagAATTACTAAGTAAGGTGAATGATATCTGAAGTATGTTTGTCCAGGTGACCGCTAAGAGAAAAAGAGCGGGGGAAGGCATACAGTTGTGACAGGACATGCTGCAATTGTAGGCAGGGTGACAGGGAAGTCTGCCTGCCCTAAATAGACAACGGCCTCTTTAGACCTACAGAAAGCATGGGAGTGAGCTACGCGGGAGTTACAGGCAGAATGAACAATATGGACAGgggaatttttttcctaaaagcacTTCCCTAATGTGAGTATAGCTCCTAAATAACACTCTTTCCTCATATGAGAAAACCTTCAGGACAAGACTGGGGAGAGCAGGGTTGGCAGCATCCGTGTCTGCGCGGCCCCAGCCTAAGTCCCCACACAGTTAGCAAGTCCCAGAAAATTGCTCTTAATGTCTCTTTTTAGCACATAGgatctttccttttgtctttcttcccattttcagAATTTAGTACTAGTTACCCAGTAAGATCTGTAGAGGTTTATGAATCTACCAAGAAGATAGCTCAGTTCAAACTGgtcttgaatttttctttaaaatccacAATGAATCTAGATTACATaaaatttctgtaattttctataGTGAAATTTAAGACTTCTTCTACTTCACAAGTATACTGAAATACAACCTGTAAATGGGTGGCTATTATACGGTGAAATAGTGTTGATtatggggaagaggaggagataAGCAAAGTTCCCTCAAGAATTTGGATATAAGGGAAATGAAATTTCTCCCTTGAGAGTTAAATTACATAATCAGCACAAAGTAGGTGAGGCCACAGATACTCACATTTTGTCCCCATCATTTAATTTGGCATGTTTTGAATATTAACTTTTTGggtgtttttctcatttataatgtTTGCCtactagtttattttattttctctatggtGATCTGGGATTTCCATATACTATTTCTATTCTACTACTTAGATTTAACAAGATTTAAACCTATGTTGTCAAAATcaagaattaaaggagaaaaagaaagtatatacTCCAAGGAAGggggaaataaaagaattaaaggagaaaccTTTAATGTTTATTAAGTCCCCTGGTCCCTACCGCTCCTATGTTGATATGACATATCATTGCTGCCGCTGTAATTGTCATTACTCTAGATGATCTTGGCTTCTTACACTTTTATCATAACAGATAAATAAGAGGTAAGTCATATAACCACATACTTTGACTGGGCTATCATTGTAGAGCCAAGCAAGAAAGGCTGTAGAGTTCCAGTAAGACTCAGGAGCTTCCCACTGTCCATCAGACCAAATCAAGTCAGGTCTGTACCTGCAAGACATTCAGTTAGAAACAAGTTTATTACCTCAATCCATTCACAGGAAAATCTGATGGATCTATTttgacaacaaatatttatagattaaTCCTCTACCATTTTGAAATCACCTTAAAATTATCATAGTACAGAGAATGTGGAAAACTAGAGacaacatacatacacacacacacacaaaccctttGCTAACATAACCACTGTTAATATGCagaattttgttatatttctcCCTAATCTTGTTTTTTTAgatatctttttttgtgtgggtgtgtgtatagTATAAGGTAGGGATCCAATTCCATTTTTtaggtatctttttaaaaaatagagctataatttatatacaatttaaTATAATCAATTTATATACAATTTGGTTTCCTTCCAGCAACTACTTCCAATTAAAAGAGTGGTACTCTACAACTAGAGAATTAAGGCTTCTGCTTTTAAGACGTATTAAGAGATGAActgttctgcatttttttttttggacagccCAAAGATTTGACTATCAGGGATCTATTGAATCCACTTGAGCCACAGCTGCACTTTTCACATCATTATTACTCCGAGACGTAtgaggtgtgtgcatgtgtttgtgagaaaGAGTGTGTCTACCTCTAAGGTGCATGTTATTCTTTAGAGAGGAAGAATCTGAGGCCCAGTAGGGTGATTTGTTTTAGGTGACAAAGCTTTTAAGCAACAGGAGCTGGAACTCAAATGAACAATATGGACCAGAGTCCTGCCTGATGCCTAATCGTCTGCTGTATTCCCTCATTAAGGGAGCAAGTAGACACCTGTAAAAAGACTGCCTGTTTAAGAGGCaagaaacaacatggatggtctgTGTTTTACTGTGCATGAGAAACTCTTCTAGGCACTTGATACCATTACCTCATTTGTTCTCAGAATGACTCCATGGTCTatgttattcccatttcacagataaagaaactgaaacctAGAGAGATCAAGTAGTTTCTTCAATGCCACACAGCCAGTAAGAAAGAAATGGATTTCAGATCCAGTTCTGTCTCACTCGAAGCCTCTGCTGGTCTCTCACAACTGTACTCTTTCCTTAGAGAAGTCATCTGGATGCaaggacattttttattttttgttctaacATGAGAGTCCAGGCAGAGATGGCAGCCCCTTAAGCTTGTCCAGGTTCCTCTAAGCACCCAGGTTCAAAAAGGACAAACCAGGAATAAAACATGGTGAAAACTAGGGACAAATCCCAAAGTGAAAGTGGTCATTTTAAGAATAATGATGACAATAAAACCCTTATTCTGTACCAGACAAGGTGACAGATACTTTTCACATATTATTCTGAGCCCTGTATGGAAggcattattatccctattttgtaGCATGAGAATCTGAGGCTCAGGTAATCTGTTTAAGTTTTgcaagagccaggattcaaatgcaCATCTGCTTTGATGCCAAATTCTATGCAGGGTCCAGCACCATGTTGCCCCTCTCCAAGGTCCTGACAAAACAGTATGTGAGGAGGGAACTGAGGTTTTCACTTAATTACCATCCTCGGTTTTGTTTGATTGTTTCGATTTATAAAGGCAATAGGACCACATTACAGAAGTCTTGAAAAGTAAGAGGGAAAAATATAGTTTGTCTTGATATAATCAcgacttttattattttgatgtcttttttccctattcctccctttccctcttcccccaaCTTTAATCGTATCATATTATAGGGAACTCTGGTTTCATTGATAAAAGTCATAG of Manis javanica isolate MJ-LG chromosome 4, MJ_LKY, whole genome shotgun sequence contains these proteins:
- the FUCA1 gene encoding tissue alpha-L-fucosidase; its protein translation is MPATERRLRELGSLIPLLGLLGLGAVGCRYTPDWPSLDSRPLPEWFDQAKFGIFIHWGVFSVPAWGSEWFWWNWKGMLQPQYQKFMEDNYAPNFTYADFGPQFTARFFEPEAWADLFQRAGAKYVVLTAKHHEGFTNWPSPVSWNWNSMDLGPHRDLVGELGKAIRKRNMHYGLYHSLLEWFHPLYLLDKKNGFKTQYFVNAKTMPELYDLVYRYRPDLIWSDGQWEAPESYWNSTAFLAWLYNDSPVKNGVVVNDRWCKSCICRHGGYYNCEDKFKPQTLPNHKWEMCTSIDKLSWGYRRNMKMSGISSEAEIISELIETVSLGGNYLLNIGPTKDGLIVPIFQERLLAVGKWLHINGEAIYSSKPWRVQSEKNMTSVWYTSKGSDVYAFFLYWPENGVLRLQAPVTTSATQIRLLGVEKDLKWTKDPNVGFLIYLPQLPFSVLPVQFGWALKLIGVK